The Candidatus Thorarchaeota archaeon genome includes a region encoding these proteins:
- a CDS encoding SCP2 sterol-binding domain-containing protein, with translation MAERLQEFFKFFMHQVNEKDNLKDRVKEWVGPYDGKILQVYTPEAGPQYIVVTKDGMELREGEYPSPDVIYKADAEVLLGIFTGDIDFRQAMKDGRLEVIGNAHESEPLANLILEAMTSAM, from the coding sequence ATGGCAGAAAGACTACAGGAGTTCTTCAAATTCTTTATGCACCAAGTCAACGAGAAAGACAACCTCAAAGATCGAGTAAAGGAATGGGTAGGTCCCTATGATGGGAAGATACTGCAGGTGTACACACCCGAGGCTGGACCACAGTACATCGTAGTAACGAAGGACGGCATGGAGCTCCGTGAAGGGGAATATCCCAGTCCTGATGTCATCTACAAAGCTGATGCCGAGGTTCTCCTGGGTATCTTTACGGGTGATATTGACTTCAGGCAAGCGATGAAAGATGGGCGGCTAGAAGTAATAGGAAATGCCCATGAAAGCGAGCCGCTTGCGAATCTGATCCTCGAAGCCATGACGAGCGCAATGTAG